Genomic segment of Vibrio celticus:
GCTCACCTGTAACCATGTCTGGTATTGCCGCGCTTGTGATTACCGGGTTGATGTCTTTGGTGCCTGGAACAAAAGCCAAGCCGATTTCGAACGTCGTACATACCAGTAAAGCGTAACGGGCTTCTTCGTGCTGAACTAAGGATGTTTAACTAGAGCCACATGACATATGTGGCTCTCAACTTTAACTTATTGTGTGACGTGTTGGCATCTCACTTAATTTTATGAATAACATAAAATTATCATTAATATAAATTATGATAATTTCAGTTAATCGTCGTATCTCCATATACTCTCTCCATCGAAACGAAACACCGAAGCGAGTCTTCGAAAAATACAGAATTAAAGAGAATTTGGAGAAAGTTATGAAAATGAATCACGTAGGCATCATGGTTGGCGACATGGACAAAGCAGTCGAGTTTTACACGAAAGCTTTAGGTCTAAGAGTCGTAATGAACAACACCAAAGTGATGGAAGAGCGCGAATCAGCAATCGGCCGAATGTGTATCGCTGTGTTCGGTGAAGGCTTCAAAGGTTTCAGCATTGCTCACCTAGTAACATCTGATGGCATCGGTGTTGAGCTGTTCGAAATGAAAGAGCGCCAAGAGCGTCACGAAGTTGATTTCTCTCGCTTAGGTATCTTCCACTTCTGTCTGCAGCTTCCAAAAGAGCAGTTTCATTCAGCGATTAAGCGTGTTGAAGAGTTTGGCGGTAAGGTTCGTATGGACATCATGCGTTACCACCCAGAAGACGAACTAAAACAAGCACAAATGGTTTACCTAGAAGACCCGTTTGGTAACCTGTTCGAATTCTACTCGCACACATACGAAGACACGTACGCGACTGATTACGAGTAATCGCGTTACCTACTTGTCATAAGGTAGAAAACCGAAACACCCCCTAAAGAGGATTGGTAGCGATACCAATCCTTTTTGTGTTTGTGTGCTTTTAAGTGCTCCATTATGTGGTGGTTAATAAATCAACAGCTTAAGGCATTGTTAAATTTGACGTTTTGAAGATAAAACCTTTCATGAATATGACTGAAGCGAGTGTGCTTCATGAAAATATTGCGGAATCACATTGGTGATAGCCCTCGCTGAGAACTCACAATACTCAGCTTAATACTGCTGAACCGCACTACAATGAAAATAGATAAACATTACATGAAGAAGATCTACTCAAATAGCATGAAAAAACTAAACCTTATCTTTGCCGCTTTTCTTATTACTTTGCTTGCCGGATGCTCGTCACATGCGGCCGTCGATACTTCAAAAACAAAGGGCTATGCCAATTCACATGCGCTTGTGGGAGTGGCTTCTTGGTATGGCGATAAATTCCACGGAAAACTGACAGCAAGTGGTGAAACGTATAATAAAAACGCCTATACAGCCGCTCATAAAACCTTGCCATTTGGGACTATCGTGAGGGTGACCAATACAGCTAATAACAAGTCAGTCGATGTGAAAATTAACGATCGAGGTCCTTACGTTAAAGGCCGAGTGATTGACCTTTCCCACAAAGCATTTTCTCAAATTGGTGACGTCAAGAAAGGCGTAGTAAAAGTCAAAATTGAGATTATTGATGACAGCAACACCTTTCGATACAAGCACTAGAATCCCCTCCTAACCTCCCCTTGGTGTACATCTCCGATCCCTTACTGTAGTGGGGAAGGGGAGAAACAGAATCGCGATATCGGTGAATGAATAGCTCATTTACGCTTACTCAATAAGGCTGCGTTGTAGCCTTTTTTAGTCTTCTTCTAATCAAATTTTAATAAGATTATCTCATTTCTAGTATGCGGGTTGATGATGTTATGTGGTCAATAAATCAGTGTCTTAGCTTTCTTATCATTAGGGTTCATTGAAATTCATTGTGAAATAATGAAAAGCTAACCTAATCCAAGTTGAGCTTCGGTGTGATTAACAGTGAAAGCCTAAGGGCAATTACATTTAGTTACTTACTGAAGTAAATCTGAAATATTGGTGACACGGTTCTGAAATTTTTGGTGTTTAGCTTATGGAGTTCTATATCGAATTCAAATAAGGAAGTACCCGTGAAGCTAACCCCTGTCGTTGCAGCCGTAATTATGTCTTTCAGTTCAGCAAGTTTTGCTTTTAGCTTGCAACAATCTGCCAATGAAAACAGTGAAGATCTCGTATGGACAGGGCATCTAAGCCCAGACAGCGACACGGTAGTGTCTGCGATGCTCGCGGCTCATATCTATGGCGGTACAGCGACAGTTCCAGAGCCGATTAATCCAGAATCCACCTTCATCTTGAACTACTGTAATGCAGAATCGCCACGCGTAGAGACAGATTACTCCTCATACCGAGTGGGGCTGGTGGATTTCAACCAAGTCACTCAGCTAGCGCCAACCATTGACCAATCATCTATTGTTGCGGTGGTTGATCATCACGCAATTGGTGGCTCACCGATTAACACACCACAAATTGTCGAAATGGATATTCGAGGTTGGGGATCTGCTGCAACTATTCTGGCTGACAACGCTGAAAAGTTGGATGTGACCCTACCTAAGCACCTTGCTTGTGTCGGCTTAGGCGCGATTCTCTCTGATACTGTGGTATTCCAATCATCGACCACGACTGAGCATGATCGTGAATA
This window contains:
- a CDS encoding manganese-dependent inorganic pyrophosphatase, with product MKLTPVVAAVIMSFSSASFAFSLQQSANENSEDLVWTGHLSPDSDTVVSAMLAAHIYGGTATVPEPINPESTFILNYCNAESPRVETDYSSYRVGLVDFNQVTQLAPTIDQSSIVAVVDHHAIGGSPINTPQIVEMDIRGWGSAATILADNAEKLDVTLPKHLACVGLGAILSDTVVFQSSTTTEHDREYAEKLAKVAGISDIEDFGQQMLIAKSDLSHLSSETILTLDYKNFKYGGKQVGIGVAETLTAQQLIDRKGDLLAAMKTYKEENGLDHLFFSITDTKNKEANLLWVDESDYQVIKSAFNAEPTSDMLILEGVTSRKRQIGPAVQKAIESL
- a CDS encoding VOC family protein — its product is MKMNHVGIMVGDMDKAVEFYTKALGLRVVMNNTKVMEERESAIGRMCIAVFGEGFKGFSIAHLVTSDGIGVELFEMKERQERHEVDFSRLGIFHFCLQLPKEQFHSAIKRVEEFGGKVRMDIMRYHPEDELKQAQMVYLEDPFGNLFEFYSHTYEDTYATDYE
- a CDS encoding septal ring lytic transglycosylase RlpA family protein, with translation MKKLNLIFAAFLITLLAGCSSHAAVDTSKTKGYANSHALVGVASWYGDKFHGKLTASGETYNKNAYTAAHKTLPFGTIVRVTNTANNKSVDVKINDRGPYVKGRVIDLSHKAFSQIGDVKKGVVKVKIEIIDDSNTFRYKH